A window of Burkholderiales bacterium genomic DNA:
TGGCGATTGAACGCCCGGTGGCGCTCTTCGGGCCGCACCTGGCCTTCCCGCTCGTCCAGCATCTTGACGTAGCCGCCCAGGGGAAAGGCCGAGATCACCCATTCGGTCCGGTCGCGCCCGGCGCGCCAGACGAGGAGCGGCTTTCCGAAGCCCACCGAGAACCGGAGCACCTTCACGCCGCACCAGCGCGCGACGGCGTAGTGCCCCAACTCGTGGAATACGATCAGGACGCCCAGGGCGAGGAGAAAGGCGACGAGGGTGAGCAGAAAGTCTGGCATACCGCAACGAGGCCGCGCGTGCGCCCCTGGATCAAAAAAATCGATTATACAAGAGAAACCAGACGATCCCGGGCGGCCTCCCGCCCCGCGCGGTCGGCGCCCAGCACGTCTTCGAGGCAGCGAATCGCCGCCGGCGGCACCCGATCCAGCGCATAGTTGATCAGGTCCGGGATCGCGGTAAAGGGAATCCGCCGCTCCAAAAACGCTTCGACCGCCACTTCGTTGGCGGCGTTCAGCACGGCCGGCGCGTTGCCCCCGGCTTCGATGGCGCGGTAGGCGAGGGCAAGACAGGGGAAGCGTTCCAGGTCCGGCGCCTCGAACTCGAGCCGGCCGAAACCCACCACGTCCACCAGGGGCACGCCCGCGTCGATGCGTTCCGGATAGCCCAGGGCATAGGCGATGGGGGTGCGCATGTCCGGGTAGCCCAGTTGGGCGATCACCGAGCCGTCCCGGTACTCCACCATGGAATGGATGATGCTCTGGGGATGGACCACCACCTGCACCCGGTCCACCGCCACGTCGAACAGCCAGCACGCCTCGATCACTTCCAGGCCCTTGTTCATCAAGGTAGCGGAGTCCACCGAGATTTTCTTCCCCATGGCCCAGTTGGGATGGGCACACGCCTGCTCCGGCGTGACCGAGGAGAACGCCTGGGCCGGCAGGGTGCGCAACGGCCCGCCGGAAGCGGTGAGC
This region includes:
- the dxr gene encoding 1-deoxy-D-xylulose 5-phosphate reductoisomerase gives rise to the protein MEPIGEPLQPTPLPSFPGERLDRTPRSVVVLGSTGSIGLNTLDVVARNPERFRVLALAAKQRVDRLFDQCRAFRPAYAVLREPGDAQRLAGLLRDEGLATEVLWGEEAFAQVAGAPEADVVVAGIVGAAGLKSAMAAACAGKTVLLANKEALVMAGGVFMEAVRLHGATLLPVDSEHNAILQALPGARRTNLDAAGVRRLWLTASGGPLRTLPAQAFSSVTPEQACAHPNWAMGKKISVDSATLMNKGLEVIEACWLFDVAVDRVQVVVHPQSIIHSMVEYRDGSVIAQLGYPDMRTPIAYALGYPERIDAGVPLVDVVGFGRLEFEAPDLERFPCLALAYRAIEAGGNAPAVLNAANEVAVEAFLERRIPFTAIPDLINYALDRVPPAAIRCLEDVLGADRAGREAARDRLVSLV